A window from Actimicrobium sp. CCC2.4 encodes these proteins:
- a CDS encoding DUF427 domain-containing protein gives MPTATWNGAVIAQADSAAIELVEGTTYFPLAAVHQQYLAPSDKHTVCGWKGTASYYDVVVDGKVNADAAWFYPEPKDAAKQIAGYVAFWRGVQVSA, from the coding sequence ATGCCAACCGCTACCTGGAACGGCGCAGTTATTGCGCAAGCCGATTCTGCCGCCATCGAACTGGTCGAGGGCACGACCTATTTCCCGCTTGCTGCCGTCCATCAGCAGTATCTGGCGCCGAGTGACAAGCACACCGTCTGCGGCTGGAAAGGCACGGCCAGTTATTACGACGTCGTCGTCGACGGCAAGGTCAATGCCGATGCTGCGTGGTTCTATCCGGAGCCCAAGGACGCGGCCAAACAGATCGCCGGCTACGTCGCCTTCTGGCGCGGTGTACAGGTCTCGGCGTGA
- the dacB gene encoding D-alanyl-D-alanine carboxypeptidase/D-alanyl-D-alanine-endopeptidase, with amino-acid sequence MRLQVVLLTLLLAGTVHAGLPAPVAAAFKRAGIAPSGIGIEVIEITSGRNVLSLNPGLPLNPASTMKLLTTSAALDLLGPTYSFTTEAYRRGTLQSGLLQGDLILRGSGDPKLVIENFWLFLRKIRAQGVRDIRGNLVLDRSAFDDTVIDPALFDGDPLKAYNVGPDALLLNFYALAVSFMPDRAQGVVKVRLDPALGAYAIRPPQLTSGECTGDWRTAISATLDPAGARFDGPYALGCGEKSWQLSPYQLSRNRYLELVFRQLWTELGGTFEGSVVDGVLTTDAVALAQWESPTMPELIRDVNKYSNNVMARQLFLTLGSTVQLQPASIAASRSAIAGWLATRQIDATGLVLENGAGLSRLERISAHTLGALLMAAYRAPTMPEFVSSLPLVGYDGTMRKRLRFEGVSGHAHIKTGSLQDVRSIAGYVQAASGKQFAVVCLINDPNAARGGEAQDALLQWVYENK; translated from the coding sequence ATGAGACTCCAAGTCGTGCTGCTTACTTTGTTGCTTGCAGGTACGGTACACGCGGGATTGCCGGCACCGGTCGCGGCAGCCTTCAAGCGTGCAGGAATCGCGCCTTCGGGTATCGGTATCGAGGTCATCGAGATAACGAGTGGTCGTAACGTGCTCAGCCTCAATCCCGGGCTGCCCCTCAATCCGGCCTCGACAATGAAGTTGCTGACGACCAGCGCGGCGCTTGATTTGCTTGGTCCGACCTACAGCTTTACTACCGAAGCTTACCGGCGTGGCACGCTCCAAAGTGGGCTGCTGCAGGGCGATCTGATCTTGCGCGGCAGCGGCGACCCCAAACTTGTCATCGAAAACTTCTGGCTATTTTTGCGCAAAATACGGGCTCAGGGCGTGCGTGATATCCGCGGCAACCTGGTGCTCGATCGCAGCGCTTTTGATGACACGGTGATCGATCCTGCGCTGTTTGATGGTGATCCGCTGAAGGCCTACAACGTTGGTCCCGATGCGCTGCTGCTTAATTTTTATGCACTGGCAGTGAGCTTCATGCCGGACCGCGCGCAAGGTGTGGTGAAGGTCAGGCTGGATCCGGCGCTGGGCGCTTATGCGATACGTCCGCCCCAACTGACCAGCGGCGAATGCACAGGCGACTGGCGCACGGCGATCAGTGCCACGCTCGATCCTGCCGGTGCCCGTTTCGATGGCCCGTATGCGCTCGGTTGCGGCGAAAAATCCTGGCAACTATCGCCGTATCAGCTGAGCAGGAACCGTTATCTGGAACTGGTTTTCCGCCAGCTCTGGACCGAATTGGGTGGCACGTTCGAAGGCAGCGTCGTCGATGGTGTGCTGACGACAGATGCCGTGGCCCTTGCGCAATGGGAATCGCCGACCATGCCCGAGCTGATCCGGGACGTCAATAAGTACAGCAACAATGTGATGGCGCGCCAGTTGTTCCTGACGCTGGGTAGCACGGTGCAGCTGCAGCCGGCCAGCATCGCAGCCAGTCGCAGTGCCATCGCGGGCTGGCTTGCCACCAGGCAGATCGATGCGACCGGCCTGGTGCTGGAAAATGGTGCCGGCCTGTCGCGGCTCGAACGGATTTCGGCGCACACGCTGGGCGCATTGCTGATGGCCGCTTACCGCGCACCGACGATGCCGGAATTCGTCTCGTCACTGCCGCTGGTCGGCTACGACGGCACGATGCGCAAGCGCTTGCGTTTCGAGGGCGTGTCCGGCCATGCCCACATCAAGACCGGCAGCCTGCAGGATGTGCGCAGCATCGCCGGCTATGTGCAAGCGGCCTCCGGCAAACAGTTTGCGGTGGTCTGCCTGATCAATGATCCGAATGCCGCGCGCGGTGGCGAAGCGCAGGACGCACTGCTGCAATGGGTCTACGAAAACAAATAA
- a CDS encoding MarR family transcriptional regulator — MHSAPLAADDMLALDNQFCFALYSASLAMTKTYKPFLEKLGITYPQYLVMLVLWQKDDVLVKHIGEKLFLDSGTLTPLLKRLEALALVIRTRDDIDERQVRITLSREGRLLKRKAQGIPQQVVCASGKTPTTLIGMRSQLLQVRDGLINSNE; from the coding sequence ATGCACTCCGCTCCACTCGCCGCTGACGATATGCTGGCACTGGATAACCAGTTTTGCTTCGCGCTGTACTCTGCCTCACTGGCGATGACCAAAACCTACAAACCCTTCCTTGAAAAACTCGGCATCACTTATCCGCAATACCTGGTGATGCTGGTGCTCTGGCAAAAAGACGATGTACTGGTCAAGCACATCGGCGAAAAACTCTTCCTCGACTCAGGCACGCTGACACCGCTACTCAAACGACTCGAAGCATTAGCACTAGTCATCCGCACGCGTGACGATATTGACGAGCGCCAGGTTCGCATCACTTTGTCCCGCGAAGGACGCCTGCTCAAACGCAAAGCCCAGGGCATACCGCAGCAAGTCGTCTGCGCCAGCGGCAAAACACCGACCACGCTGATCGGCATGCGTTCGCAATTGCTGCAGGTCCGGGATGGCTTGATCAACAGCAACGAGTAG
- a CDS encoding organic hydroperoxide resistance protein: protein MQIIYTAEATSTGGREGRSISSDKHIDLKLSTPKEMGGAGGDGTNPEQLFAAGYSACFIGAMKFVGNATKVTVPADTSIHAEVGIGPNDKGGFGIAVTLNISIPGMDKAAAQTLVDKAHEVCPYSNATRGNVDVKIVLV from the coding sequence ATGCAAATCATCTATACCGCAGAAGCAACCTCTACCGGCGGTCGTGAAGGCCGTTCGATCAGCAGCGACAAGCATATCGACCTGAAGCTGAGCACACCGAAAGAAATGGGCGGCGCCGGCGGCGACGGCACCAATCCAGAGCAGTTGTTCGCAGCCGGTTATTCGGCCTGCTTCATCGGTGCCATGAAATTCGTCGGCAATGCCACCAAGGTCACCGTTCCCGCAGATACCTCGATCCACGCCGAAGTCGGCATCGGTCCGAACGACAAGGGCGGCTTCGGCATCGCCGTGACGCTCAATATCAGCATCCCCGGCATGGACAAGGCCGCTGCGCAGACGCTGGTCGACAAGGCACATGAAGTTTGCCCTTACTCGAACGCTACCCGCGGCAATGTGGATGTGAAGATCGTTCTGGTGTGA